ATAGGCCAGATCCATCGGATCGCCTTCGTGAGCTTCAAGATCTTCGGGATCTTCCGCTTTGGCCCCACTGAGCAACATATGCAGGGACATGAGCAGCAACACGATACCACCGGCAATAAGGACCGATCCCGTCGTGAAGTGCAGCAACTTCATAAGGAACCAGCCGAGGGCTACCAGGCCAAGGGACCAGCCAATGGCCGTGCGCACCGATTTGTTGGCCATCGCTTTTTTCGTGTCTGTATCCAGGCCTGCCGTGATATCGATAAAGGGCACCAAAGCGATCTTCGGGCCGATGCCGATCAGCAACAACATGAACACTTCAAAGATGCGATAAAAATCAATTTCAGCTAGTGTCATCTTGGGTATCCTCTCCTTACCAGGGCAATGTACCCTGAAAAACCGCTTTGCTGATTAATCGGTGGTTCCGATCCCTGAGCAACCGTGTCCACCATGTCGCTGGCAGCCTCCGCACTGGGAACCGCTCACTGCGGCTTTTCGACCTGGGTCGCATCAGCCCGAGGTTTGCTATCCTCGTCCGGCCTGTCGACCACGCCTACCACCGAATCGATCACCTCATCTGCTTGCTCACCCTTCTGCTGACGCCAGATGGCCAGACCAATCAGCAAAACACCGGTGCCCAACGCCAGCCAGCCACCGATGGTCGCCGCCGTGGTCACAGCCTCCGGGCCGGCGAACTGGGTGTACAACATCAGCGCACCGATGGCGGTGAAAAACAGGGTTTCGACGATGGCCGTGCGTCGTTGGGCACCCCTCGTGCCAAAGATCATCACGATCCCCAACAAGCCGTAGATCAGGCTGGCCGAACCAAAGATTATCAAGCCGACGGGAATGGTCAGAAGCTTTTGGCCTATATCGTCGGTCACGAAGTAGAGAATGAAGACCACTACACCAGCAAAAATCGCAATCCCGGCCCGGGCACCCGCGGCGCTGTCGATTGATTCTGGCGCCCTGCTGCGCAGCACATCCCACAGTTGCAGCAGGCCCGCCACAACCAGGGCCGCCGTCAGGATCAGCGCCAGCCGTATGTTTGCCTTGCCAGGATCGAGCAATACCAGCAGACCGATACCACCCAGGACGATGCCCTCGAGAAGGACTACCCACCAGGGAAGGCTGGTGCGCCAGGGCGCCAGTCCCTTGCCCTTCTCCAATGCTTCCTGCGTCATGTTCGACATCGGCTTCCTCCTGTTCTGCCTTGTCAGTCAACCGGTTGGAGACAGACCACCGAGATCAGCGGCATCCCGAGGGTGTACACCAGATTCAAGACCCCGGCCAGCGCCGCCTGGTCGGGCAACTCACCGGTGAGGGTGGTTACCGGCGGTTGATCCTCTTGGTCCGTGTGATGAATCTGCATGCCACCCAATTCATCGGCCCAGCTGGGATCCAGCATGCCCTGCAGGTTGATACAATAGACAGCTCGCGTGTTCAGTGAGAGACCACAGCTACGGAAGCTTTGCATTTCAGTTCGTTCTACCGGGAAGTCAATTGCCTTCCCTTTTGGAAAGGCCGATGAGAATAGTGGGACGTGTACCCACGTATGATGGACACGCTGATCTATCGCGCTGATGCTATCAAACGCAGCAGATCAACCCTCCACTACCATAATAGCAAGGGATCGGGAAAATGTAAAGGGGAAAAAATGGAGCAAAAAAGGGTACCGGGAAGGGCGCAACAGGAATGCGCCACCGGTTCAACCCCAGGTCAGGAGAACTCAGTCCAGCTGTTCTCGGGCAAAATGCCCAGAGCCCTCGCCCTTGCGACAGCCTG
Above is a genomic segment from Chloroflexota bacterium containing:
- a CDS encoding MarC family protein, which codes for MTLAEIDFYRIFEVFMLLLIGIGPKIALVPFIDITAGLDTDTKKAMANKSVRTAIGWSLGLVALGWFLMKLLHFTTGSVLIAGGIVLLLMSLHMLLSGAKAEDPEDLEAHEGDPMDLAYYPLAVPYILNPVGIAVLVIASSGISTILDAVILIVLVLSVGLIDLVLFRNIDSVAKFMDPAKLAVTEAVFGVLLAALAIQMMVVGMVELEIITAAVGH